In Halorhabdus rudnickae, the following proteins share a genomic window:
- a CDS encoding DUF7282 domain-containing protein, which yields MNAAGLVPLVVALVVAAAVSLTGVSPRLDRLFSRTARRYFSRYVEPSPTRERRLEAAYIGTTYRVYAAKTYLYTALAALIGGVVGVYLLAGTLLALPTVLALLADLPSVMGDVLGRRDFEIVLGSGQLTALLTAGGVVVGLVAAGVTYVARWQLPASHAEVRRRGINEALPRTVAFTYALSRGGLAFPEVMRALGRNRDIYGDAADEMGVAVREMDLFGRDMLSAIRRMAYRSPSDSFRTFGENLASVLASGQKIPAFLESQYERFQEEAEQRQAEVLELLATIAEAYVTTLIAGMLFLFTILLVFGLTITDTLPILQLLAYLVVPLANALFVVYLDGKLDELGIARESGLAALERGRDRSTTAPETPTASTDGGMAARSVAGRTQLLLYDRVERIKHIVTRPIQTILWNPTRIFYLTVPIALVWIALRGPATITEYGFNLRLADDVIVQVAIFLIGTYAIVRELHSRRIDRIEAATPELLERLASLNEAGMSFVESIDRVRDTDLGVLTDEVDRIWTDVTLGANAADALRRFGRRIHTASIARVVTLLTNAMRASGQLGPVLRIAARQARSDLRMRRERRQQMFTYLVVIYVSFLVFLVIIFAVEEVLVPSLPDSVPVPNSNRLGVDVTAFARLGEVNKPAYTLIFLHAALIQGALSGFVAGQLGEGTLRDGAKHAAILLTIAYLAIVLVASPVASLTFQDQVVVERTVTVDSVSTSEGGFVVIHEGSADGPVVGHSAYLPPGQYDEVRIELDRSISSRTRLIAVPHLDSNGDRQFTIGNGNRDRPYTSGGPVSVEATVRPLETTS from the coding sequence ATGAACGCCGCAGGACTGGTGCCGCTGGTCGTTGCACTCGTCGTCGCCGCGGCAGTCTCGCTGACGGGCGTTAGCCCGCGCCTCGATCGACTGTTCAGCCGGACGGCCCGGCGGTACTTCAGCCGATACGTCGAACCTTCCCCCACCAGGGAACGCCGACTCGAGGCCGCGTACATCGGGACGACCTACCGTGTCTACGCCGCAAAGACGTACCTCTATACGGCGCTTGCCGCACTGATCGGCGGAGTCGTCGGCGTCTACCTTCTGGCCGGGACGTTGCTGGCGTTGCCGACGGTGCTTGCCCTCCTCGCCGATCTCCCCTCGGTCATGGGGGATGTCCTGGGTCGCCGGGACTTCGAAATCGTCCTCGGATCCGGACAGCTCACCGCGTTGCTGACGGCCGGTGGCGTGGTGGTCGGGCTGGTAGCCGCGGGAGTGACCTACGTCGCGCGCTGGCAACTCCCGGCCAGCCACGCAGAGGTGCGTCGACGGGGGATCAACGAGGCCCTGCCGCGGACAGTCGCGTTCACCTACGCGCTGTCCCGTGGCGGTCTCGCGTTCCCGGAAGTGATGCGTGCGCTGGGCCGCAATCGGGACATCTACGGCGACGCTGCCGACGAGATGGGTGTCGCCGTCCGGGAGATGGATCTGTTCGGCCGAGACATGCTCTCGGCGATCCGGCGGATGGCCTATCGCTCGCCTAGCGACTCCTTTCGAACGTTCGGAGAGAATCTTGCGAGCGTTCTCGCGAGCGGCCAAAAGATCCCGGCGTTTCTCGAAAGCCAGTACGAGCGCTTTCAGGAAGAGGCCGAACAGCGACAGGCAGAGGTTCTCGAACTCTTGGCAACGATCGCCGAGGCCTACGTCACGACGCTTATCGCGGGAATGCTCTTCCTGTTTACAATCTTGCTGGTCTTCGGGCTGACGATCACCGACACACTCCCGATCCTCCAGTTGCTCGCGTACCTGGTCGTCCCGCTGGCGAACGCGCTGTTCGTGGTCTATCTGGACGGGAAGCTCGACGAACTCGGGATCGCCCGTGAGAGTGGCCTTGCGGCACTCGAGCGCGGGCGAGATCGAAGTACGACGGCGCCCGAGACGCCGACCGCCAGCACCGACGGCGGCATGGCCGCCCGCTCGGTCGCCGGTCGTACCCAGCTCCTGCTGTACGATCGCGTCGAGCGGATCAAGCACATCGTGACCCGTCCCATCCAGACGATCCTCTGGAATCCGACGCGGATCTTCTATCTCACGGTCCCGATCGCACTGGTGTGGATCGCCTTGCGCGGACCGGCTACGATCACCGAGTACGGGTTCAACCTCCGGCTGGCCGACGACGTGATCGTCCAGGTGGCTATCTTCCTGATCGGAACCTACGCGATCGTCCGGGAACTCCATTCCCGTCGCATCGACCGGATCGAGGCCGCGACGCCCGAGCTCCTCGAACGGCTGGCCAGCCTGAACGAAGCAGGGATGTCCTTCGTCGAGAGCATTGATCGCGTCCGGGACACCGACCTCGGGGTGCTGACCGACGAGGTCGACCGCATCTGGACCGACGTCACCCTGGGAGCCAACGCGGCGGACGCCCTCCGGCGGTTCGGTCGACGGATCCACACCGCGTCGATCGCCCGCGTGGTCACCCTGTTGACCAACGCCATGCGGGCCAGCGGTCAGCTCGGCCCGGTGTTGCGGATCGCCGCCAGACAAGCTCGTTCGGATCTCCGGATGCGTCGGGAGCGCCGCCAGCAGATGTTCACCTACCTCGTCGTCATCTACGTCTCCTTTCTGGTGTTCCTGGTCATCATCTTCGCCGTCGAGGAAGTGCTCGTCCCGAGCCTTCCAGACAGCGTCCCGGTACCCAACTCGAACCGACTGGGCGTCGACGTCACCGCCTTTGCCCGGCTCGGAGAGGTCAACAAACCCGCATACACGCTGATCTTCCTGCACGCGGCGCTCATCCAGGGTGCACTCTCGGGGTTCGTCGCCGGCCAACTGGGCGAAGGAACGCTCAGGGACGGCGCCAAACACGCCGCGATCCTGTTGACGATCGCCTACCTCGCGATCGTGCTCGTCGCCTCGCCCGTCGCCTCCCTGACCTTCCAGGACCAGGTCGTCGTCGAACGCACAGTCACGGTCGATTCGGTCTCGACCTCCGAGGGCGGGTTCGTCGTGATCCACGAGGGGTCGGCGGACGGTCCGGTCGTCGGCCACTCGGCGTACCTGCCGCCGGGCCAATACGACGAGGTCCGGATCGAACTCGACCGGTCGATATCGAGTCGGACGAGACTGATTGCCGTCCCGCATCTGGATTCCAACGGCGACAGACAGTTCACCATCGGGAACGGGAATCGTGATCGCCCATACACGTCCGGTGGACCCGTCTCGGTCGAGGCCACGGTCAGGCCCCTCGAAACGACGTCCTGA
- a CDS encoding DUF5793 family protein gives MKREQFSLNADPAPTDSSQPPTIEITYDGSSETLLQRLSTPEGDRRRGEDVDVAFRLQDEQRGVLSISDRLTGAFVCEVDADADRVTDVVSAAEDGDGRYRIEITGAEEAWSVQKRTLLVYDGDGRLLRTCSLIPGSVEL, from the coding sequence ATGAAGCGTGAACAGTTCAGCCTAAACGCCGACCCAGCCCCGACCGACAGCAGTCAGCCACCAACCATCGAGATTACCTACGACGGATCGAGTGAGACGCTTCTGCAACGGCTTTCGACGCCGGAAGGGGATCGCCGGAGGGGTGAGGATGTCGATGTCGCGTTCCGTCTGCAGGACGAACAGCGTGGCGTCTTGAGCATTTCCGATCGACTCACTGGCGCGTTCGTCTGCGAGGTCGATGCTGACGCCGACCGCGTCACCGATGTCGTCTCGGCCGCCGAAGACGGCGACGGTCGCTACCGGATCGAGATTACGGGCGCCGAGGAGGCCTGGTCGGTCCAGAAGCGGACGCTGCTGGTCTACGACGGCGACGGGCGTCTCCTGCGGACCTGCAGCCTCATTCCCGGCAGCGTCGAACTGTGA
- a CDS encoding type II/IV secretion system ATPase subunit: MNWFERVSRVFAGSQVVLEEYDPARHGRLVATEGRPGMEEVERYWLNAPYAFASINHDRERDEHYYYVAEPDLDAFQRELLERLFEDVRGPLLYRDAVDENPETAILEELRARLEEYGVDVGPETVHRLFYYLYREFQGYGKIDPLMHDPAIEDVSCDGVDLPIFAYHDRYTDIETNVTFSEDELEDAVIQLAQRSGRHISVADPMVSTTLPDGSRIELALGTEVTPHGSAFTIRKYAEDPFTPIDLLEYGTFSLEMLAYLWLAIEHNKSLLFAGGTAAGKTTSMNAVSMFIPPRAKVLTIEDTRELSLYHDNWLSSVTRERFDEDDITMYDLLRSALRHRPEYIVVGEVRGEEAITLFQAMNTGHTTFSTMHADSVQTVINRLENEPINVPRQMVQSLDVLAVQVLARRGDERVRRAKVLAEIEGIDQRTGELDYANVYEWNPTGDAFAEHGSSLLEEIRDERGWSQAELLGELRDRQQFLAALREEGVTDYRRFTAHVNRYYADKAAALGTLDVEVSGV; this comes from the coding sequence ATGAACTGGTTCGAGCGGGTCAGTCGGGTATTCGCCGGTTCACAAGTCGTTCTCGAGGAGTACGATCCGGCCCGACACGGACGGCTGGTCGCTACCGAGGGGCGTCCGGGGATGGAAGAAGTCGAACGCTACTGGCTGAATGCCCCCTACGCCTTTGCCTCGATCAATCACGATCGAGAACGGGACGAACACTACTACTACGTCGCCGAACCGGATCTCGACGCGTTCCAGCGGGAGTTGCTCGAACGTCTCTTCGAGGACGTCCGCGGGCCGCTTTTGTATCGCGACGCCGTCGACGAGAATCCCGAGACAGCCATCCTCGAAGAACTGCGGGCGCGTTTAGAGGAGTACGGCGTCGACGTAGGGCCAGAAACGGTCCACCGGCTGTTCTACTACCTCTACCGGGAGTTTCAGGGGTACGGGAAAATCGATCCCCTGATGCACGACCCCGCGATCGAGGACGTCTCCTGTGACGGCGTCGATCTACCGATCTTTGCCTACCACGATCGCTATACCGACATCGAGACGAACGTCACCTTCTCAGAAGACGAACTCGAGGACGCGGTAATCCAGTTGGCCCAGCGCTCGGGGCGACACATCAGCGTTGCCGACCCGATGGTTTCGACGACGCTGCCCGACGGGTCTCGAATCGAACTCGCACTGGGGACGGAAGTGACTCCGCACGGATCGGCGTTTACGATCCGGAAGTACGCCGAAGACCCCTTCACGCCGATCGACCTGCTCGAGTACGGCACCTTCAGCCTCGAGATGCTCGCCTATCTCTGGCTGGCGATCGAACACAACAAGTCGCTCCTCTTTGCCGGCGGGACGGCCGCCGGCAAGACCACCTCGATGAACGCCGTCTCGATGTTCATCCCACCCCGGGCGAAAGTCCTCACGATCGAGGACACCCGCGAACTGTCGCTATATCACGACAACTGGCTCTCCAGCGTGACCAGAGAGCGCTTCGACGAGGACGACATCACGATGTACGACCTGTTGCGCTCGGCGCTGCGACACCGTCCGGAGTACATCGTCGTCGGCGAGGTACGTGGCGAGGAGGCCATCACGCTGTTTCAGGCGATGAACACCGGCCATACGACCTTCTCGACGATGCACGCCGACTCGGTCCAGACGGTCATCAATCGCTTAGAGAACGAACCCATCAACGTCCCCCGGCAGATGGTCCAGAGCCTGGACGTGCTCGCCGTCCAGGTCCTGGCCCGTCGGGGTGACGAACGCGTGCGTCGCGCGAAGGTCTTAGCCGAGATCGAAGGCATCGACCAGCGGACGGGCGAACTCGACTACGCCAACGTCTACGAGTGGAACCCCACCGGGGACGCATTCGCCGAGCACGGGTCCTCGTTGCTCGAGGAAATCCGCGACGAGCGGGGCTGGAGTCAGGCCGAGCTGCTAGGGGAACTGCGCGACCGCCAGCAATTCCTCGCGGCACTGAGAGAGGAAGGCGTCACGGACTACCGACGGTTCACCGCCCACGTCAACCGATACTACGCCGATAAGGCGGCCGCCCTCGGGACGCTTGACGTCGAGGTGAGCGGCGTCTGA
- a CDS encoding redox-regulated ATPase YchF, translated as MSYTIGLVGKPSVGKSTFFNAATMNDVPEGAYPFTTIDPSVGEAYVRVECAAPEFDHTCTPNHGYCEDGIRFVPTKLVDVAGLVPGAHEGKGLGNQFLTDLNEADVLVHVVDFTGETDLEGEPTTDHDPREDIDFLENELDMWYLDIFEKGIERYRSGYDGEDSDVEADLAEQLSAFGIGEDEIKQVILGEGLELDPATWDEEDREALACEIRMRTKPIVIAANKMDTEAAQDNWEAVTTDPDYEHLTFVPVSAHAEKALKNGDEQGVLDYRPGDEDFEVTGDLSEAKAAGLEEIREFIGAYGGTGVQNVIETALFDVLGAIAVFPGARKPQDDGTFLQDCFVLPDGSTAEDFAYFLHTDIGEGFLHAHDVRSERQVGAETKLDHRDVVEITTTN; from the coding sequence ATGAGCTATACGATCGGACTCGTGGGCAAGCCCTCCGTCGGGAAGTCCACGTTTTTCAATGCGGCGACGATGAACGACGTGCCTGAAGGCGCCTATCCGTTCACGACGATCGATCCGTCGGTGGGTGAAGCCTACGTCCGCGTCGAGTGTGCGGCACCCGAATTCGACCACACCTGTACCCCGAACCACGGCTACTGTGAGGATGGCATCCGCTTCGTGCCGACCAAACTGGTCGACGTTGCCGGACTGGTCCCCGGCGCTCACGAAGGGAAGGGGCTCGGGAATCAGTTCCTCACGGACTTGAACGAAGCTGACGTGCTGGTCCACGTTGTCGATTTCACCGGTGAGACGGATCTCGAAGGGGAACCGACGACGGATCACGACCCACGCGAGGACATCGACTTCCTGGAGAACGAACTCGACATGTGGTATCTCGACATCTTCGAGAAGGGTATCGAACGGTACCGTTCGGGCTACGATGGGGAGGACAGCGATGTCGAGGCCGATCTCGCCGAGCAGCTCTCGGCCTTCGGGATCGGCGAAGACGAGATCAAACAGGTCATCCTCGGCGAGGGCCTCGAACTCGATCCCGCGACGTGGGACGAAGAAGATCGCGAAGCTCTCGCCTGTGAGATCAGGATGCGAACCAAGCCGATCGTCATCGCCGCCAACAAGATGGACACCGAGGCCGCCCAAGACAACTGGGAGGCTGTGACGACTGATCCCGACTACGAGCACCTGACGTTCGTTCCCGTCTCCGCTCACGCCGAGAAGGCACTGAAAAACGGCGACGAGCAAGGCGTGCTGGACTATCGACCCGGCGATGAGGACTTCGAAGTGACGGGCGATCTCTCCGAGGCAAAAGCGGCCGGACTCGAAGAGATCCGTGAGTTCATCGGAGCCTACGGCGGGACGGGTGTCCAGAACGTCATCGAAACGGCGCTGTTCGACGTGCTCGGTGCTATCGCTGTCTTCCCCGGCGCACGAAAACCACAGGACGACGGCACGTTCCTGCAGGACTGTTTCGTGCTGCCGGACGGCTCGACGGCCGAGGACTTCGCGTACTTCCTGCATACGGACATCGGCGAGGGGTTCCTCCACGCCCACGACGTGCGCTCGGAACGCCAGGTCGGCGCCGAGACAAAACTCGACCATCGTGATGTTGTCGAGATCACGACGACGAACTGA